Proteins encoded within one genomic window of Gemmatimonadaceae bacterium:
- the prfA gene encoding peptide chain release factor 1, which translates to MRDRLADAVTRARQVEDELADPGTARDARRLASLGREHQRLQAVVQMATRLARAEDELGQARELLTIDDPDLAAEARAEVTRLGEEIARIEVDVRPLIVPHDPLDDRPAIVEIRAGTGGDEAALFAADLYRMYTRYIERHGGWRIEVMSLSDATLGGYKEVIFKVLGDGAFGEMRWEAGVHRVQRVPVTEAQGRIHTSAATVAVLPEAEEIDVEILDKDLRIDVYRASGPGGQGVNTTDSAVRITHLPTGTVVTQQDQRSQIQNKAKAMEVLRARLLDLRIQEQQMERSRLRKSAVSTGDRSAKIRTYNYPQSRVTDHRINVTLHDLPTVMEGDIGRLIEALRLAELEEKLSGDSNA; encoded by the coding sequence ATCCGGGATCGCCTGGCGGACGCCGTCACGCGCGCCCGCCAGGTCGAAGACGAACTCGCCGATCCCGGGACCGCGCGTGACGCGCGGCGCCTCGCCTCGTTAGGTCGCGAGCACCAGCGCCTGCAGGCGGTCGTCCAGATGGCCACCCGCCTGGCCAGGGCCGAAGACGAACTCGGGCAGGCCCGCGAACTCCTGACCATCGATGACCCCGACCTCGCCGCCGAGGCGCGGGCCGAGGTCACGCGCCTCGGCGAGGAAATCGCCCGCATCGAAGTCGACGTGCGGCCCCTCATCGTGCCCCACGATCCGCTCGATGACCGACCGGCCATCGTCGAGATCCGTGCCGGCACCGGGGGAGACGAAGCCGCCCTGTTTGCCGCCGACCTGTATCGCATGTACACGCGGTACATCGAACGCCACGGCGGATGGCGCATCGAGGTCATGTCGCTCTCCGACGCCACGTTAGGCGGCTACAAGGAAGTCATCTTCAAGGTGCTCGGCGACGGCGCCTTCGGCGAGATGCGATGGGAAGCCGGCGTGCACCGCGTGCAGCGCGTGCCCGTCACCGAAGCGCAGGGACGCATCCACACGTCGGCCGCGACCGTTGCCGTGCTGCCGGAAGCCGAGGAGATCGACGTCGAAATCCTCGACAAGGATCTGCGCATCGACGTCTACCGGGCGTCGGGACCCGGGGGACAGGGCGTCAACACCACCGACTCCGCCGTCCGGATCACGCACCTCCCCACCGGCACCGTCGTCACGCAGCAGGACCAACGCTCCCAGATCCAGAACAAGGCAAAGGCCATGGAAGTGCTCCGTGCCCGACTGCTCGACCTCAGGATCCAGGAACAGCAGATGGAGCGCTCGCGCCTCCGGAAGTCCGCGGTGAGCACCGGCGATCGTTCGGCCAAGATCCGCACCTACAATTACCCGCAGAGTCGCGTCACCGACCACCGCATCAACGTCACGCTCCATGATCTCCCCACCGTGATGGAGGGTGACATCGGCCGACTGATCGAGGCCCTGAGGCTCGCCGAGCTGGAAGAGAAGCTCAGCGGCGACTCGAACGCATGA
- the rpmE gene encoding 50S ribosomal protein L31, translated as MKTDIHPEYATCTVRCACGNSWQTRSTVSELHLDICSNCHPFFTGKQKLVDTAGRVERFRQKYASGKTS; from the coding sequence GTGAAGACCGACATCCATCCCGAGTACGCCACCTGCACGGTGCGTTGCGCGTGCGGCAACAGCTGGCAGACTCGTTCAACCGTATCGGAGCTGCACCTCGACATCTGCTCCAACTGCCATCCGTTCTTCACCGGCAAGCAGAAGCTGGTGGACACGGCGGGTCGCGTCGAGCGCTTCCGTCAGAAGTACGCCAGCGGGAAGACCAGCTGA
- a CDS encoding hydantoinase B/oxoprolinase family protein has translation MSHATDRPAATSRGFDPLRLTVFSNAVAMIAEEMGTVLERGALSPNIRERRDASSALFDAKGRMVAQAAHIPVHLGAMPESVKAVLARNPVPGDVFLLNDPNHGGSHLPDLTMIEVIAEGSEIVGFAAIRAHHADVGGMSPGSMPRGATELVQEGLIVPPVRIAHGDGWHRDMLDLVLANVRTPEERLGDLRAQRAACAAGCAGWLALRAREGREVVDAACDALLEYTARRARACVESLGPIRGRARDALEGDGVTEDDVVVAVDVRTEGPTLVLDFDGTSPMVAGNVNCPLQVVRAAAVFVLRTLLDDDVPTNDGIAGALRLIVPEGSAINARWPAAVAAGNVEMSTRITDAIFAALADAGVRAPAQGQGTMNNITFGGRGWTFYETLGGGQGASDRGPGPSAVHVAMSNTRNTPIESLEQAYPLRIDEYAIRIGSGGSGLHEGGQGVVRRYRVLEPCTVTLLTERRRHAPKGAAGGSNGQVGQNLLNGTPIAAKCRLELKPGDVVSVLTPGGGGWGATAEAGT, from the coding sequence ATGAGTCACGCGACCGATCGTCCGGCGGCGACATCGCGCGGCTTCGACCCGCTTCGCCTGACCGTGTTCTCCAACGCGGTCGCGATGATCGCCGAGGAGATGGGCACCGTGCTGGAACGTGGCGCCCTCTCGCCAAATATTCGCGAGCGGCGCGACGCGTCCTCGGCGCTGTTCGACGCGAAGGGGCGGATGGTGGCGCAGGCCGCGCACATCCCCGTGCATCTGGGCGCGATGCCGGAATCGGTGAAGGCGGTGCTCGCGCGGAACCCGGTCCCGGGCGACGTGTTCCTGCTCAACGATCCGAACCACGGCGGCTCGCACCTCCCGGACCTCACCATGATCGAGGTCATCGCGGAGGGATCGGAGATCGTCGGCTTCGCGGCGATTCGCGCGCATCACGCCGACGTGGGCGGGATGAGCCCAGGCAGCATGCCGCGCGGGGCCACGGAACTGGTGCAGGAGGGCCTTATCGTGCCACCGGTGCGCATCGCGCACGGCGACGGGTGGCATCGCGACATGCTCGACCTCGTGCTCGCCAACGTGCGGACGCCGGAGGAGCGGCTGGGCGACCTGCGAGCGCAGCGGGCCGCCTGTGCGGCGGGCTGCGCGGGGTGGCTCGCGCTGCGGGCGCGCGAGGGTCGCGAGGTGGTGGACGCGGCGTGCGACGCGCTGCTGGAGTACACCGCCCGTCGCGCCCGCGCGTGCGTGGAGTCGTTAGGCCCGATCCGGGGCCGCGCGCGCGACGCGCTCGAGGGTGATGGCGTGACCGAAGACGACGTGGTGGTGGCGGTGGACGTACGCACGGAAGGCCCGACACTCGTGCTCGATTTCGACGGTACCTCCCCGATGGTCGCCGGCAATGTGAACTGCCCGTTGCAGGTCGTGCGGGCCGCGGCAGTGTTCGTGTTGCGTACGCTGCTCGACGACGACGTGCCGACGAACGACGGCATCGCCGGTGCGCTGAGACTGATCGTGCCCGAAGGCAGCGCCATCAACGCGCGTTGGCCGGCGGCGGTCGCCGCAGGGAACGTGGAGATGTCCACGCGCATCACAGACGCGATCTTTGCCGCGCTGGCCGATGCCGGCGTGCGCGCACCGGCGCAGGGCCAGGGCACGATGAACAACATCACGTTCGGCGGCCGGGGCTGGACGTTCTACGAGACGCTCGGTGGAGGCCAGGGCGCGAGCGATCGCGGGCCGGGCCCCAGCGCCGTGCATGTGGCCATGAGCAACACGCGCAACACGCCGATCGAGTCGCTGGAGCAGGCCTATCCCCTCCGAATCGACGAGTATGCGATCCGCATCGGCTCCGGGGGCTCGGGGCTGCACGAGGGCGGCCAGGGCGTCGTGCGCCGCTATCGCGTGCTGGAGCCCTGCACCGTGACGCTGTTGACCGAACGCCGGCGCCACGCCCCCAAGGGCGCGGCAGGCGGCAGCAACGGACAGGTTGGGCAAAACCTCCTGAACGGAACGCCCATCGCGGCCAAGTGCAGGCTGGAGCTGAAGCCAGGCGACGTCGTATCCGTGCTCACGCCAGGAGGCGGAGGCTGGGGAGCGACCGCCGAAGCGGGCACCTGA
- a CDS encoding Crp/Fnr family transcriptional regulator — translation MSSTLLERPVRAMDNAAFLRSIPLFSKLDDAELQRFGELMREKNYPKGSVIVFEDDPGDSLFVVRDGRVKVVLIGEDGREVILGVLGVGEHFGELALIDDQPRSAHVIAMEETNLLVLRRDDFRRRVEANPAVAWSLMMELARRLRRADAKIHGLALLDVPGRIARLLLDFAEESGSDMIEKPLTHQTIAHMIGASRETVSRTIRDFQIQGLIKVERRRISVANRPALKQMAQARV, via the coding sequence ATGTCCTCCACCCTGCTCGAAAGGCCCGTCCGCGCCATGGATAACGCCGCATTCCTGCGCTCGATCCCGCTCTTCTCCAAGCTCGATGACGCCGAACTCCAGCGCTTCGGCGAGCTCATGCGCGAGAAGAACTACCCGAAGGGCAGTGTGATCGTGTTCGAGGACGATCCGGGCGACTCGCTCTTCGTCGTGCGCGATGGTCGCGTCAAGGTCGTGCTCATCGGCGAAGACGGCCGCGAGGTGATTCTGGGGGTCCTGGGCGTTGGCGAGCACTTCGGCGAGTTGGCCCTCATCGACGATCAGCCGCGCTCCGCCCACGTCATCGCCATGGAGGAGACCAACCTGCTCGTCCTCCGCCGGGATGACTTTCGCCGGCGCGTCGAGGCCAACCCGGCCGTGGCGTGGTCGCTCATGATGGAACTCGCGCGGCGCCTGCGCCGCGCCGACGCCAAGATTCACGGCCTTGCGCTGCTCGACGTCCCCGGCCGCATCGCGCGCCTGCTGCTCGACTTTGCCGAAGAGAGCGGGAGCGACATGATCGAGAAACCGCTCACGCACCAGACGATCGCGCACATGATCGGCGCGAGCCGAGAGACGGTGTCGCGCACGATCCGCGACTTCCAGATCCAGGGATTGATCAAGGTGGAGCGCCGCCGCATCTCGGTGGCCAACCGGCCGGCCCTCAAGCAGATGGCGCAAGCGCGCGTCTGA
- a CDS encoding MBL fold metallo-hydrolase, producing MRVRFWGTRGSCPAPGPETARFGGNTTCLEVRSQDDELIILDAGTGIRDLGRALVGAADGTPIRGDLFFSHAHWDHIQGLPFFTPAFQSGNHFRLWGSPVMESSLEVVLRQQMSPVVFPVAFDQLLARMEFAQVAQHRHSGSGYNVQTINVRHPGGALGFRLSDAAEATRSMVFIPDNELDRDGDRAEDASTRDALVEFARGATVLIHDAMYTGSEYMDHRGWGHSSYRDAIDFAIAAEVETLVLFHHEPDRSDTALEEMLALCHQMVRERQGRVRVLAAAEGMQLDV from the coding sequence ATGCGCGTCCGATTCTGGGGCACCCGCGGGTCGTGCCCTGCCCCTGGTCCGGAGACCGCCCGCTTCGGCGGCAACACGACGTGCCTCGAGGTTCGCTCGCAGGACGACGAGCTGATCATTCTCGACGCCGGCACCGGCATTCGCGATTTGGGCCGCGCGCTCGTCGGCGCCGCTGACGGCACGCCGATCCGCGGTGACCTCTTCTTCAGCCATGCCCACTGGGATCACATCCAGGGGCTGCCGTTCTTCACGCCGGCCTTCCAGTCGGGCAATCACTTCCGACTGTGGGGATCCCCGGTGATGGAGAGCAGCCTGGAGGTGGTGCTGCGCCAGCAGATGAGTCCCGTCGTGTTCCCCGTGGCTTTCGACCAGCTCCTGGCGCGCATGGAGTTTGCCCAGGTGGCGCAGCATCGACACTCCGGCTCGGGCTACAACGTCCAAACCATCAACGTGCGGCATCCGGGTGGTGCGCTCGGCTTCCGCCTGTCCGACGCCGCCGAGGCGACGCGGTCGATGGTGTTCATCCCGGACAATGAACTCGACCGGGACGGTGACCGGGCGGAAGACGCCTCCACACGCGACGCCCTGGTGGAGTTCGCCCGCGGCGCCACGGTCCTGATCCACGACGCGATGTATACGGGGTCCGAATACATGGACCATCGGGGCTGGGGCCATTCGTCGTATCGTGATGCGATCGACTTTGCGATTGCCGCGGAAGTCGAGACGCTGGTGCTCTTCCATCACGAACCCGATCGCAGCGACACGGCGCTGGAGGAGATGCTGGCGCTCTGCCACCAGATGGTGCGCGAGCGACAGGGCCGCGTGAGAGTGCTGGCGGCGGCGGAGGGGATGCAGCTGGACGTCTAG
- a CDS encoding hydantoinase/oxoprolinase family protein — MTTRPPGGGESLSIGIDVGGTFTDLVAVSLTTGEAQAAKVLSTPSDQSAGVAESLQSPAAQRAPVTRIVHGTTVVTNMLLERTGARLVLCATQGATDLLDLRRQERASLYDLSRHHPDPLVPRTRVLAVDERIEPQGAVKALSEEHAAEIAERVAGIGPEIVAVSLLHAYADPTHERLLRDAIVARIPGVEVVLSSDVLPEIREYERTATTTCEAYARPGVARYLSRLGERVRALGMPVPGVVSSSGGMRDASDAASAAASLALSGPAGGVAGAALAARAAGFDTALSVDIGGTSADVGLILDGQPLVEAGGSVAGVPIALPRVLVETVSAGGGSIGWLDDGGALRVGPRSAGAMPGPVAFGRGGTQPTVTDAHVALGNIRADRLGEGVHLDAAAATAAVQALAARLGVTSTRCAAAMIDTADAEMARALRRVSVERGIDPRECLLVAFGGGGPLHACGLAERLGMTRILVPPHAGVLSALGLAVAPEKRVAMRSVMAHANDGVCERLVRLAREVAASAGGGGAPDWIIRARFRGQGHELEVPYDPARDMAALREAFLAQHQRRYGFVLEAPVEIVSLRCTRTAAAPALRLQRRGSAAWDATAPRDVGAELGATLSGRAVVALPDATMLVAERWTARALPVGGWLMERSA; from the coding sequence ATGACGACGCGACCGCCCGGAGGTGGCGAGAGCCTCAGCATCGGCATCGATGTCGGTGGCACCTTCACCGACCTCGTCGCGGTGTCCCTGACGACCGGCGAGGCGCAAGCCGCCAAGGTACTGTCTACGCCGTCGGACCAGAGTGCAGGCGTCGCCGAGTCGCTGCAAAGCCCGGCCGCACAGCGCGCGCCCGTCACCCGCATCGTGCACGGCACGACGGTCGTCACGAACATGCTGCTCGAACGCACCGGCGCACGCCTGGTGCTCTGCGCCACCCAGGGAGCGACCGACCTGCTGGACCTGCGGCGACAGGAGCGCGCGTCGCTCTACGACCTCTCGCGACACCACCCGGACCCGCTCGTGCCGCGGACCCGCGTGCTCGCGGTGGACGAACGGATCGAGCCGCAGGGAGCGGTGAAGGCGCTGAGCGAGGAACACGCGGCCGAGATTGCCGAACGCGTGGCCGGCATCGGCCCTGAAATCGTGGCCGTTTCGCTCCTGCACGCGTACGCGGATCCCACGCACGAGCGTTTGTTGCGCGACGCCATCGTCGCGCGTATCCCGGGGGTCGAGGTCGTGCTCTCCAGTGACGTGTTGCCGGAGATCCGCGAGTATGAACGGACGGCCACGACCACCTGCGAGGCCTACGCGCGCCCGGGCGTCGCCAGGTACCTGTCGCGGTTGGGGGAGCGCGTGAGGGCGTTGGGCATGCCCGTGCCTGGCGTCGTCTCGTCGAGCGGAGGCATGCGTGACGCGAGCGATGCGGCAAGCGCGGCGGCGTCGCTCGCGCTGTCGGGCCCCGCAGGCGGTGTGGCCGGCGCCGCGCTGGCTGCACGCGCCGCGGGTTTCGACACCGCGCTGAGCGTCGACATCGGCGGCACCAGCGCGGACGTGGGCCTCATCCTCGATGGGCAACCGCTCGTGGAGGCCGGCGGCAGCGTGGCCGGCGTCCCGATCGCGTTGCCGCGTGTGCTCGTCGAGACGGTGTCCGCTGGCGGAGGCTCGATCGGCTGGCTGGACGATGGCGGGGCGCTGCGTGTCGGTCCGCGGAGTGCGGGCGCCATGCCCGGGCCCGTCGCCTTCGGGCGAGGTGGGACGCAGCCGACAGTGACCGATGCCCACGTCGCGCTCGGGAATATCCGTGCCGATCGCCTGGGCGAGGGTGTGCATCTCGACGCGGCCGCGGCCACGGCGGCCGTGCAGGCGCTTGCCGCACGACTCGGCGTGACATCGACGCGATGCGCCGCGGCGATGATCGATACGGCCGACGCCGAGATGGCGCGCGCGCTGCGTCGCGTGAGCGTCGAGCGCGGCATCGACCCGCGTGAGTGCCTGCTCGTGGCGTTTGGTGGCGGTGGCCCGCTGCACGCCTGTGGGCTCGCCGAGCGACTGGGCATGACCCGGATCCTGGTCCCGCCGCACGCCGGCGTGCTGAGCGCCCTCGGCCTTGCCGTCGCGCCGGAGAAACGCGTGGCCATGCGGAGCGTGATGGCCCACGCCAACGACGGTGTGTGTGAACGCCTCGTGCGACTGGCGCGCGAGGTCGCGGCGTCCGCGGGCGGCGGTGGCGCTCCTGACTGGATCATCCGGGCCAGGTTTCGGGGGCAGGGCCACGAACTCGAGGTGCCGTACGACCCGGCCCGCGACATGGCGGCGCTGCGCGAGGCGTTCCTGGCCCAGCACCAGCGGCGCTACGGGTTCGTGCTCGAGGCGCCGGTCGAGATCGTCAGCCTTCGCTGCACGCGCACGGCGGCCGCGCCGGCGCTTCGGCTGCAGCGGCGAGGTAGTGCCGCATGGGATGCGACCGCACCGAGGGATGTGGGGGCCGAGCTTGGTGCGACGCTCAGTGGGCGGGCCGTGGTCGCGCTGCCCGACGCGACGATGCTCGTGGCCGAGCGCTGGACCGCGCGGGCGCTGCCGGTTGGCGGGTGGCTGATGGAGCGCTCGGCATGA
- the prmC gene encoding peptide chain release factor N(5)-glutamine methyltransferase, producing MSGLAERNAPSSAQHGAEPTFGELVRGLARMFAAAGIPQAGTEARDLVAAVLDKPRFWPALHANEHPLPDEASAIREAARRRTRGAPMQYAVRRAAFRFLSLRVDERVLIPRPETEQLVELVLASTQARRGGIAADVGTGSGAIALALAAEGRFERIIATDLSLDALGVARENHRLVKASLRAPVEWRAGSALAPLRGTRVDVLVSNPPYIAYTELPALPANVRNWEPTQALCCSGEGLAVTREIVAAAPDALQPRGLLALEVDATRAHAVAALMESSGGFEQVAVHRDFSGRDRFVLATRRGGD from the coding sequence ATGAGCGGCCTCGCCGAGCGCAACGCACCATCGTCGGCCCAGCATGGGGCCGAGCCGACCTTCGGAGAACTGGTCCGTGGCCTCGCGCGGATGTTTGCTGCGGCGGGGATCCCCCAGGCCGGCACCGAAGCACGGGACCTCGTGGCGGCCGTGCTCGACAAGCCTCGCTTCTGGCCCGCGCTCCACGCCAACGAGCACCCGCTGCCTGACGAGGCCTCCGCGATCCGCGAGGCAGCGCGGCGACGGACGCGCGGTGCGCCGATGCAATACGCCGTGAGGCGGGCGGCCTTTCGGTTTCTCTCACTCCGCGTCGACGAGCGCGTGTTGATCCCTCGACCCGAGACTGAGCAACTCGTTGAGCTCGTCCTCGCGTCGACCCAGGCGCGCCGCGGAGGCATCGCGGCCGACGTGGGCACCGGGTCCGGTGCGATCGCACTCGCCCTGGCCGCTGAGGGACGTTTCGAGCGGATCATCGCTACCGATCTGTCCCTCGACGCGCTCGGCGTTGCGCGGGAGAACCATCGGCTCGTGAAGGCGTCGCTGCGCGCGCCGGTGGAGTGGCGCGCGGGAAGCGCGCTTGCCCCGCTGCGAGGGACCCGGGTGGATGTGCTCGTGTCCAACCCACCGTACATCGCCTACACCGAACTGCCTGCGCTGCCCGCCAACGTGCGGAACTGGGAGCCCACGCAGGCCCTCTGCTGCTCGGGTGAGGGACTCGCTGTGACGCGTGAGATAGTTGCTGCCGCGCCGGACGCCCTCCAGCCCCGCGGCCTGCTGGCCCTCGAGGTGGATGCCACGCGCGCGCACGCCGTCGCGGCACTCATGGAGTCTTCTGGCGGCTTTGAGCAGGTGGCGGTGCATCGGGACTTCAGCGGGCGCGACCGGTTTGTCTTGGCGACGCGGCGCGGGGGCGATTAG